One region of Chloroflexota bacterium genomic DNA includes:
- a CDS encoding 5'-methylthioadenosine/S-adenosylhomocysteine nucleosidase, with protein sequence MKILIVLPMQQELDFFIQGCTEQGLATESAHIGRIPVTRLPGLGITLARGGLGKTQFAVQTQHLIDCGSDWNAVLCAGAAGALDDRLDVGDVVVGTETIEYDIRNKFGKPMLPRFRSDATLLDEFKHIETIAASFRIHFGAIASGDEDIVDVARREEVRGLTNALANGWEGAGGARACQFSGVPFIEIRGISDGADETAALDFETNLPNTMRNVARVITQWANKFKVAWKSK encoded by the coding sequence TTGAAAATTCTCATCGTTCTCCCCATGCAACAAGAACTTGATTTTTTCATCCAAGGTTGTACGGAACAAGGACTCGCAACGGAATCCGCTCACATCGGTCGGATACCAGTGACCCGCTTGCCCGGACTCGGCATTACGCTCGCAAGAGGCGGACTGGGCAAGACACAATTTGCGGTTCAGACTCAACATTTAATTGATTGCGGATCGGATTGGAACGCAGTCCTGTGCGCTGGCGCGGCAGGCGCGTTGGACGATAGACTTGATGTCGGAGACGTTGTCGTCGGAACCGAGACCATCGAGTACGACATACGCAACAAATTCGGCAAACCGATGCTCCCGCGTTTCCGTAGTGATGCGACACTGCTCGATGAATTCAAACACATCGAGACGATCGCCGCTTCGTTCAGAATCCACTTCGGTGCCATCGCGAGCGGCGACGAGGACATCGTGGATGTAGCAAGACGGGAAGAGGTTCGAGGACTAACCAACGCGCTCGCCAACGGCTGGGAAGGAGCAGGCGGCGCGCGGGCATGTCAGTTTAGCGGTGTGCCGTTCATCGAAATTCGCGGCATCTCCGATGGCGCGGATGAAACAGCCGCGCTTGACTTTGAGACGAATCTCCCGAACACGATGAGGAACGTAGCCAGGGTCATAACGCAGTGGGCAAATAAATTCAAGGTTGCATGGAAATCAAAATGA
- a CDS encoding DUF402 domain-containing protein, with the protein MSLHWKAGDQIVWREVWRGRVWSAKPVTVVKDTPDLVALWMALGTCWKIPRALDGSPVQPSTRLPDAQWQLVDQVWEYGDTLFLTAFGNTHAVHVMWSKERTRFAGWYINLQDPIERTAIGFDYMDQLLDIVVSPDQSEWYWKDQDEFLEAQNIGLISPEKAREIRTEGERVISLMRSGMPPFNSGWEYWSPPSNWSIPQLPENWDKVLQRAD; encoded by the coding sequence ATGTCACTGCATTGGAAAGCAGGTGACCAAATCGTATGGCGCGAAGTCTGGCGAGGAAGAGTATGGTCAGCCAAACCTGTAACTGTTGTCAAAGATACTCCAGACTTGGTCGCTTTGTGGATGGCTTTGGGTACTTGCTGGAAAATACCAAGGGCATTGGACGGCAGTCCTGTTCAACCCAGCACACGACTTCCAGACGCCCAATGGCAATTGGTTGACCAAGTATGGGAATACGGGGATACTTTGTTTCTCACCGCTTTTGGGAACACTCATGCTGTTCACGTCATGTGGTCCAAAGAACGGACTCGCTTTGCAGGTTGGTATATCAACTTGCAAGATCCCATCGAACGAACGGCTATCGGCTTTGACTATATGGACCAGTTGCTCGACATCGTTGTGAGTCCAGACCAATCCGAATGGTATTGGAAAGACCAGGACGAGTTTTTAGAGGCACAGAATATCGGTTTGATTTCTCCGGAAAAGGCACGCGAGATACGGACAGAAGGCGAGCGAGTCATTTCGCTCATGCGCTCTGGTATGCCGCCGTTCAACAGTGGTTGGGAATATTGGTCTCCGCCATCCAATTGGAGCATCCCGCAACTTCCTGAGAACTGGGATAAAGTATTGCAACGCGCAGACTGA